Proteins encoded by one window of Enterococcus saccharolyticus subsp. saccharolyticus:
- the purQ gene encoding phosphoribosylformylglycinamidine synthase subunit PurQ: MKFAVIVFPGSNCDMDMLWAVKEVMGAEAEYVRHDAESLEGFDGVLLPGGFSYGDYLRCGAIARFSTIMQEVIRFAEEGKPVFGTCNGFQVLTEAGLLPGALRRNESLHFICKTTPLKVVNNQTKFTSEYEENDIIQIPVAHGEGNYYCDEETLKKLEANKQIVFKYEENINGSLANIAGICNEQGNVLGMMPHPERAMESLLGSEDGKKFFASILKNFGKVSV, from the coding sequence ATGAAATTTGCAGTCATTGTTTTTCCGGGTTCAAACTGTGACATGGACATGCTTTGGGCAGTTAAAGAGGTAATGGGTGCTGAGGCGGAATATGTTCGTCATGATGCAGAATCACTTGAAGGATTTGATGGTGTGTTGTTACCAGGTGGATTTTCTTATGGTGATTACTTACGTTGTGGGGCTATTGCGCGCTTTTCTACAATTATGCAAGAAGTGATTCGTTTTGCAGAAGAAGGAAAACCTGTTTTTGGCACATGCAATGGTTTCCAAGTGTTAACCGAAGCGGGTTTGTTACCAGGCGCGTTACGTCGTAATGAATCCTTGCATTTTATTTGTAAAACGACACCACTGAAAGTCGTTAACAACCAAACGAAATTTACTTCAGAGTACGAAGAAAATGATATTATTCAAATTCCCGTTGCTCACGGTGAAGGAAATTACTACTGTGATGAAGAAACTCTAAAAAAATTGGAAGCAAACAAACAAATCGTTTTCAAGTATGAAGAAAATATTAATGGTAGTTTAGCTAATATTGCTGGTATTTGTAACGAACAAGGCAATGTTTTAGGAATGATGCCACATCCGGAACGGGCGATGGAATCATTATTAGGATCAGAAGATGGCAAGAAATTTTTTGCCTCTATTTTGAAAAATTTCGGAAAGGTGTCTGTATAA
- the purS gene encoding phosphoribosylformylglycinamidine synthase subunit PurS codes for MYFVKVFVTYKESVLDPQGEAVKGAVHRLGFNEIEEIRIGKYFEIKVAKSDRPVEEAIEEICDKLLANVNMETYRYEIVATEEV; via the coding sequence ATGTATTTTGTAAAAGTATTTGTCACATATAAAGAATCAGTTTTAGACCCTCAAGGAGAAGCTGTTAAAGGCGCTGTTCATCGTTTAGGCTTTAACGAAATTGAAGAAATTCGTATTGGAAAATATTTTGAAATTAAAGTCGCGAAATCTGATCGTCCCGTAGAAGAAGCGATTGAAGAAATTTGTGACAAGTTATTAGCCAATGTCAATATGGAAACTTATCGCTATGAAATTGTAGCTACGGAGGAAGTCTAA
- the purC gene encoding phosphoribosylaminoimidazolesuccinocarboxamide synthase, with the protein MERKALAYEGKAKKLYETEDKSVFLVEYLDQATALNGAKKDAVKGKGQMNNQITALIFEKLADKSIPSHFIKKTSKNEQLIKRVEMIPLEIVVRNVAAGSFSKRLAIKEGTLLPFPITEFYYKEDRLDDPFINEDHVAFLQVATKEEVKKIKELALQVNQALQELFVSIDIRLIDFKIEVGRTETGTILLADEISPDTCRLWDIETNEHLDKDVYRRDLGDLIPVYEEVLQRLEEKGA; encoded by the coding sequence ATGGAAAGAAAAGCATTAGCTTATGAAGGTAAAGCTAAGAAATTATATGAAACAGAGGATAAATCAGTGTTTTTAGTTGAATATTTAGATCAAGCAACTGCCTTGAATGGTGCGAAAAAAGATGCTGTTAAAGGGAAAGGCCAAATGAATAACCAAATCACTGCCCTTATTTTTGAAAAATTAGCAGACAAAAGTATTCCAAGCCATTTTATCAAAAAAACTTCTAAAAACGAACAATTGATAAAGCGAGTGGAAATGATTCCTTTAGAAATTGTGGTGCGTAATGTCGCTGCGGGAAGCTTTTCAAAACGTTTGGCTATCAAAGAAGGGACACTCTTACCGTTTCCAATCACCGAATTTTATTATAAAGAAGATCGTTTAGATGATCCATTCATCAATGAAGATCATGTTGCTTTTTTACAAGTTGCGACCAAAGAAGAAGTGAAAAAAATCAAAGAACTTGCTTTACAAGTCAATCAAGCATTACAAGAATTATTTGTTTCAATTGACATTCGTTTGATCGATTTCAAAATTGAAGTCGGACGAACAGAAACTGGCACAATTTTGTTAGCGGATGAAATTTCTCCAGATACTTGTCGCTTGTGGGATATTGAAACCAATGAGCATTTAGACAAAGATGTATATCGTCGTGATCTAGGCGATTTAATTCCCGTTTATGAGGAAGTATTACAACGATTAGAAGAAAAAGGAGCGTAA